Sequence from the Herbaspirillum sp. meg3 genome:
GTTATACAAGCCCTGATTCGCCGCCAGCACCTTGGATGCCTCGGCCGCTTCACGCGACTGTCCGAAGGTTTTCAGGCCAAAAGGCTTGGTCCACAAGAACATCTCCAACACCAGAATCCAGACGTGCAAAACGGCGATCAGTCCTACTAAGAAATCGGCGACCAGTTTCATTGTTTCTCCTTGTTGTAATTGATGTTGTCGTTGAGCAGCTAAGCAAGAGGGCAAATAAGCGCTGATCATGCCCGAAACAACAGTTTCTGAACAGACATTGCCTTGAGCCGCTCTCCAGAGCTAGAATAGCGCCGGGCCTGACAGGAGGCCCGTTCTCGCGAAAGCTGACGCACCTGTTGATGTCGAAGCGGTACTTCCTTTTTCGGATAAACCCTGACGTACAACCTTAATCATGACCGTTGCGAGAGCGGGCACTATGAAAGGAACGTTATGTGGTCTACCTCCCATCCTCTTTTTAAATCCTCCGGCACTATCTCTTCCGTCCCCGGTAATGTAGGCGGCGAACCCGGCTGCAACAGCGAATTCCTGCGTCGTCACGCGCGCCGCCTGGTGCGCAACGGCCGCGACGCACAACCCAGCAAAGCCTTGCCGGTATTGCGCCGGATCATCGACACCGGCGTCATGCCGGAGCTGAGCGTCACCGATCTCTATGCGGTGCGCGATACCTTGCAACTCAAACACGTTCTGCACATGCTGGGCAGGGAACTGGGATTTGCCGGGTGGGAAGCATGCAAGCACGAGATTGACCGTCGCGGAGCCGAGGTGCTGGATCGCTATCGCTTTGAGCAAGGGCAGTTTGGCGACTTCCGGCAGAACTGGTTTAGCGACGAGCAGATTGCGCGTGAATGGCAGCAGCAAAACGGCGGTTACATCGTTGCCTACGGCAAGCAGGCGGTGGCGATTCTTGCCGACTGATCGATAAGACTGATAAAGCGGATTGCTCGTTGCATGGGCAATAAAAAACGGCGACGCTTGATAGCGTCGCCGTTTAATTTTTCCTTGCGTTACCGCTGTGTTTATTGCGGCTTGAGGAAAGCCTCGGCCAGGCGTACCCAATAGGTCGCTCCGATCGGCAGCAAGTCATCGTTGAAGTCGTAGCTCGGATTGTGCAGATTGCACGGACCCAGGCCGTGGCCGCTGTCGCGGTGGCCGCCTTCGCCGTTGCCGATGAATACGTAGCAACCGGGTTTGTGTTGCAGCATGAAGGCGAAATCTTCCGCGCCCATAGTTGGTTCGACGGTGGCGTTGACATTGTCGGCGCCGACGATGCTCTGCATGACCTCGACTGCAAACGCGGTTTCCTTGGCGTGATTGACCAGCGGTGGATAGTTGCGGTTGAAGGTGAAGTCGACTTCAGCATCGAAGGCGGCGCAGGTGTGCTCGGCGATTTCCTTCATGCGGCGTTCGATCATGTCCAATACCGCCGTGCTGAAGGTGCGTACTGTGCCGATCAGCATGGCGTTGTCGGGGATCACATTGGTTGCGCTGCCGGCGTGGATCTGCGTGATTGATACCACGGCTGAATCGTTGGGATTGGTGTTGCGCGAGACAATGGTCTGCCAGCTTTGTGCGATCTGCACCGCCGTCATGACGGGGTCGATACTCTTGTGCGGTTGCGCGGCGTGCGAGCCCTTGCCTCTGACGTCGACATAGAACTCGTTGCTCGACGCCATCATCGGACCCGGCGTCACGCCGAACGTGCCGGCCTTCATGCCCGGCCAGTTATGCATGCCGAATACGGCATCCATCGGATATTTTTCAAAAAGGCCGTCCTGAATCATGCGCTCGGCGCCGCGTCCGCCTTCTTCCGCCGGCTGAAAAATCACATATACGGTACCGTCGAAATCGCGATGCTGCGACAGATAATGCGCCGCGCCCAGCAGCATGGTGGTGTGACCATCATGGCCGCAGGCGTGCATCTTGCCCTCGTGTTTGGACGCATGCGGGAAGGTGTTCAGCTCGGGCATCGGCAACGCATCCATGTCGGCGCGCAGACCGATGGCGCGCGTGCTGCTGCCGTTCTTGATGATGCCGACCACGCCGGTGACACCGAGGCCGCGCACGACCGGGATGCCCCACTCAGTCAGCTTCTGCGCGACGACGTCGGAGGTGCGCTGTTCTTCATAGCTCAGTTCGGGATGCGCGTGGATGTCGCGACGGATTTTTTGCAGTTCGGAATGGAATTGGGTGATCGGGTCGATGAGTTTCATGATGCCTACCTTGTTGTGAAGCTGATATAAAACGCCTGCCGTCTTACTGTATTGTCAATGCGTCAAGTGCTGCAACTGGTTCTGCGTTAACCGAACCAGTTCCATAGCGTCCGGCGATGTGTGAAGGATACCTCGGACGCCGATCATGCGCTGGCGCTGTATCTATATTACCTTCAGGCCTGAGCGAACTTGATAAATGTAGTTGCTTATCCGGCATGATTTATGCACCATCACAACTTCGTGTGCAGATTGCCACCCAGCCATTTTTTATAGCCTAGCCAAAACAGCCAATGCTCGTCTTCATCATCCGCCGTTGCGTACAGAGCGTTGCCGTGTTGCTCCTGATGTCGCTGCTGGTTTTCGTCAGCGTCTACGCCATCGGCAATCCCATCGATATACTCATCAGTGCCGACGCCGACCAGATCGAGCGGGCGCGCGTGATCGCCGCTTTCGGGCTGGATCAGCCGCTGTGGGTGCAGTACTTCTATTTCATCAAAAACGCGTTGGCCGGCGACATGGGACGCTCCTTCGTCTATGCCACACCCGCGCTCGGCCTGATCCTTGAACGCCTGCCGGCCACGCTGGAGCTGGCGATTTCGGCCATCCTGATCGCCATCGTGATCGGTCTGCCGCTGGGTTTGTGGGCCGGTCTGCGGCCCAAGAGCATTGCCAGCAAGACCATTATGACGGTATCCATCTTCGGTTTTTCGCTGCCGACGTTCTGGGTCGGCCTGATGCTGATCATGGTGTTCGCTGTTGAACTCGGCTGGTTGCCGACCAGCGGGCGCGGACAGACCGGAATGCTGTTCGGAATTCCCATGGGATTCCTGACCTGGGATGGTCTCAAGCATCTGCTGATGCCGGCGCTGAATCTTTCGCTCTTCAACATCGCGCTGATCATCCGTCTCACGCGGGCCGGCACACAAGAGGCGCTGCTGCAGGACTACATCAAGTTTGCACGTGCCAAGGGCTTGCGCAACAGCCGCATCGTTGGTGTACACGTACTGAAAAACATCATGATCCCGATCGTCACCGTGGTCGCGCTGCAGTTCGGCTCCATCATCGCGTTCTCCATCGTGACCGAATCGATCTTCGCGTGGCCCGGCGTCGGCAAGCTGCTGATTGACTCCATCCGCGTGCTCGACCGTCCGGTGATTGTCGCCTTCCTGTCGCTGATCGTGGTCATCTTCATCCTGATCAACCTGTGCGTCGACGTGTTGTACTCAGTGCTGGATCCGCGCGTGCGGTTGTCGGAAGCGAAGGGCTGACATGTATTCAATCTTTACCCGAAAAATCACACAAGCCGACACGCCGTTCACGCGCTTTCTGCAAGGCTTCTTCAGCAGCCGCATTGCGACCTTTGGTTTCATTCTGTTGCTGCTGATTTTGTTGGCGGCGATTTTTGCACCGATCATCTCGCCACAAAATCCCTATGACCTTGAACATCTCGATGTCATGGATTCACGTCTGGAACCGGGAAAGACGTCAATGGAAGGCAACCTGACCTTCCTGCTTGGCACCGACGATCAGGGCCGCGACATGCTGTCGGCCATCCTCTACGGCTTGCGTATCTCGGTCATGGTCGGCGTCACCAGTACCGTGATCGCACTGGCGATCGGCTTGTCGCTGGGTTTGCTGGCAGGCTACGTCGGCGGCCGCATCGAAGCACTGATCATGCGCGTGGCCGACATCCAGCTGGCATTTCCACCCATCCTTGTCGCGTTGATCCTGCTGGCGCTGACCGGGCGTGGCGTCGACAAGATCATCATCGCGTTGGTGACCGTACAGTGGGCCTACTACGCACGCACGACGAGAAGTACGGCATTGGTTGAGCGCAAGAAAGAGTACATTGAAGCCGCAAGCCTGCTCGGCCTGTCACCGCTGCGCATCATGTTTCGCCATCTGCTGCCCAACTGCCTTCCACCGCTGATCGTGATTGCCGCCTTGCAGGTGGCGTCGGCGATTTCGCTGGAAGCGACGCTGTCTTTCCTCGGCCTGGGTTTGCCGGTGACCGAGCCGTCGCTGGGCCTGCTGATTTCCAACGGTTTCCAATACCTGCTGTCGGGCAAATACTGGATCAGCTTCTTCCCTGGCGTGGCCTTGCTGGCGACGGTGGTGGCGATCAATCTGGTCGCCGATCAACTGCGCGACGTGCTCAATCCACGTTTGCAAGGACAGTAGGGAGACAATGCGATGACGGCCACACTACAAGTAGAAAACCTGCAGACGCATTTCTTCTCGCGCGGCGGCATTGCGCGCGCTGTTGACGACGTCTCGTTCTCAGTCGAGCCGGGGCAGGTGATGGGCCTGGTCGGCGAGTCCGGTTCGGGCAAGTCGATGACCGGCTATTCCATCATGGGACTGATTGACGATCCGGGCAAAGTAGTCGGCGGCCGCATCCTGCTCAACGGCGAAGATCTGCGCACCATGCCGGCAAACCGGATGCGGGAAATTCGCGGCAATCGCATTGCGATGATTTTTCAGGATCCGATGATGACCCTGAACCCTGTGCTGCGTATCGATACGCAAATGGTCGAAGCCGTGCAGGCGCATCAGGACGTCAGCAAGGATGCCGCACTGGCATTGGCGCGCGATGCGCTGGTGCGCGTCGGCATCGCGGCACCTGATGAGCGCCTGCATGCTTATCCGCATCAATTTTCCGGCGGCATGCGCCAGCGCGTGGCGATTGCGATTGCCTTGCTCAACAAGCCGGATCTGATCATCTGCGACGAGCCGACCACCGCGCTTGACGTCACCATTCAGGGACAAATCCTGTTCGAGATGCAGAAGCTGTGCCGCGAATCCGGCACTGCCCTCATCTGGATCACGCACGATTTGTCCGTTGTTGCCGGACTGGCCGATACCGTGAGCGTCATGTACGCCGGGCGCATCGTCGAAAGCGGGGCGGTTTCGCAAGTGCTGACGCAACCTCGCCATCCTTACACCTACGGCTTGATCGCTTCGGCGCCATCGCGTAATCCGCGTGGCCAGCCGCTGCGTCAGATCCCCGGCAGCACGCCGTCGTTGCTGAACCTGCCGTCCGGCTGCGCCTTCCGCGACCGCTGCTCGCACGCCACTGTGGAATGCACGCAGACGCCGGAGACACGCCTTGTCGACAATCGCGCCTTGCGTTGTTTCCACCCGATGGCGGATGCACCGCTGGAGGCAACGTCATGACATTGAATGTATTGAAAGAGCAGAAGGTGCAGATAGATACGAATACGCAACCTTTGCTGGAACTGCAGCATGTCGCCAAACGTTTCGTCAAACCGCTCGATAGCGCCGCGAAAACCGCCAATCTGTTCACTCAGCCATTCGGCCGCGTCTTGAAGGAAGAAGTCGTGCACGCCGTTGATGATGTCAGCCTTCACATCAACGCCGGTGAAGTGGTCGGTTTGGTCGGTGAGTCAGGCTGCGGCAAATCGACGCTGGGGCGCATGGTCGTGGGATTGCATAGCCTGACCGAAGGAACGCGGCTGTGGCATGGGGAGGATCTCGACAAGCTGTCGCCGCAACAGAAGCGCGAGCGGCAACTGGCGATCCAGATGATCTTTCAGGATCCATATGCGTCGTTGAATCCGCGGTTGCGTGTGGTTGATATCGTCGGTGAAGCGCCGGTCGTGCACGGCATCATCGGCAAGCGCCAGCAGCAGGATTACGTGGCGGAGTTGTTGCAGCGCGTGGGGCTGAGCGGCGACATGTTGCGCCGTTTCCCGCATCAGTTTTCCGGTGGCCAACGGGCACGTGTCGGTATCGCACGTGCATTGGCGGTGAAGCCGAAATTCCTGGTCTGCGATGAAGCCGTCGCAGCGCTCGATGTGTCGATTCAGGCGCAGGTGTTGAATCTGTTCATCAAGCTGCGCGATGAGCTGGATCTTACCTATCTGTTCATCAGCCACGACCTGGGTGTGGTGCGGCATATTTCTGACCGCGTGTTGATCATGTATCTCGGCCGCATCGTGGAATCGGCGCCGACCGACGCCGTCTTTGCGCGCGCCAACCATCCTTACACCCAAGCCTTGCTGGCGTCGGCGCCGAAGCTGGAAGTGGGCAAGGCGACCTACTTTGCGGTCAAAGGCGAGATCCCGTCGCCGCTCAATCCGCCTTCAGGTTGCCATTTTCATCCGCGCTGTCCGCATGCGATGCCGCGGTGTTCGGTGGAGAAACCGCTACTCAGGGAAATCGCGCCGGGACACATGTCCGCTTGTCATCTCAACGACGCACAATAAAAAACGCCGGCAATCCTGCCGGCGTTTTTCTTTCAAGCTTCAGCACATTACGACGCCAGCTTCTTCACCAGCTTCAAAATGAATTCACGGCTGTCGTACAGCCGCGGAATTTCCACGCGCTCATCCAGACCGTGCGTACGCAGATCGGCAGGATCAAAGAACAGGCCGGAAACACCGTACATCGGAATTCCCGCATTGCGCGCAAAGCGGCTGTCGGTGGCGCCGGTACTCATGAACGGAATCACCGGCACGCCGGGCCACATGTCCTTGGTCAGTGTCTCGATAGTTGAAAACATCTCACCCTGCAACGGCGACACCGGGCTGCGGGTCGGCTTGGCAAACTGGCGCATGGTGATCTTGTCGTTGGCGCCGTTGTTGCTCATGATTTGCTTCAGCTGCTTCTCGACATTGTCCGGATCGTCAAACGGCAGCATGCGGCAATTGACCACGGCCTTGGCCGATTGCGGCAAGGCATTTTCAGCGTGACCGGCGTTGACCATCGTCGCGGTACAGGTGGTGCGCAGCTGCGCGTTGTAGAGCGGCGTCTTCGACAGCCGATCGATGACGGCAGTATCGGTGCTGCCGTTGCCGACCGCGCGCATGTCATCTGCGAGTTGGCCGGACATCAGCGGCGCGGTACGGCTGAAGTAGGTCTTGGTGACATCGGCCAGCATCACCGGGAAGCGGTAGGCGCCAAGACGCGCCAGCGCTTCCGACATGCCGTAGATCGGATTGGTTGTCGTGGGCAGCGAGCTGTGGCCGCCGACATCGCGCAATTCGAACTCATAAGTGGTGTACAGCTTCTCAGCGATTTGCACGCGATGCAGATTGGGTTTGCCGTTGCGCAGCTCACCGCCGCCGCCTTCGTTGATGCCGAATTCCGCTTTCAGCAACTCGGGTTTGTTCTTCAGCAGCCACATGGCGCCGTTGCTCTCGACATCGCCGCGTTCTTCGTCGGCGGTCAGCGCCATGATGATGTCGCGTGTCGGCTTGAAGCCTTCCTGTTTCAATTGGGCCAGCACGGAGACGAACGAAGAGGCCATCGCCTTGTCGTCGATCGAACCGCGTGCGGTGAAATAGCCATCGCTTTCCTGCAGCTTGAAGGGATCGGTTTTCCAGTCTTCGCGCTTGGCCTCGACCACGTCGATGTGCGCCATTAGCAGCATCGGCTGCTTTGCGCCGGTGCCTTTCCAGCGCAGCACCAGATTACCCTTGCGCGGGAAGGGCTCAATGATCTGCATCTCATCCTTGCTGAAACCGGCTTTCAGCAACACCGCCTGCATGGCCTGCGCCGCCTGGGTCGTGCTGCCGACCGAGTGGGTGGTATTGATTTCAACCAGTTCCTTGTAAATGGCGTGGAAACGCTGCTGCTCCGGCGTCAGGGTCTGCATCTGCGCAAAGGCGCTGCCACAGGTGGCGAGCGCTGCCGCGCAGGCGATATGGCGCAAGGGAGGGAAGCTGAATGTCATGGGAGGTGTCTCCTTCGTTATAGATAGATGTTGATCGTTGTTGCGGTCGGGAAACGTAGAGTAGCGCAATCAACGCCGAGACGTACAGAAGGCAAGGCGCAATTTTGTTCAATACGTGCGATATCAGTGCGCCTAGCATCGCCATCTCAATTCAATCATCCGGATGGCAAAACATGGTCTTGCAAGAATTCCTCATGCTGGCGGTGGCGCACTGGCTGGCGCTGGTCAGTCCCGGCCCCGACTTTCTTCTGCTCTTGCGCAACGCCCTGCGTCATGGCCGGCGCAACGGCATCGGTACCAGTCTTGGCATTGCCTGCGCCAACGGCGTGTATATCGTGATGGCGCTGGCCGGCTTCAGCGTGCTGCAACACAGTCCGGCTTTGCTGCTGGCGATGAAATTGCTGGCAGGCGGTTACCTGGCCTATATCGGCTGGGCCTTCATCCACGCCAGCCGCAGCCAGCAGCCGTTGGCATGGCAGCATGCCGGGCGCGAGGGGGAAGAGCGTCGTGGCTTCTTCAAAGGCTTCGCAGCGGGCTTCCTGTCTGGGGGGCTGAATCCGAAAAACGGTTTGTTCTATCTGGGTTTGTTCACGCTGATGGTCGGCGCCGCAACCGGCATGGAGATCAAAATACTGTACGGTGCGTGGATGTTTGTGGCGGTCTTTGTCTGGGATGCGGCGCTGGTGCTCGCAGTATCCAATGAGCGCATCGCTGCACGTATTGCGCGCTATTTTCCGCGTGCGGAATGGTTGGCGGGCGTGTTGCTGCTGGTGGCTGCGCTGGGTATCCTGACAGCGACGCTTTTCGCTTAGCCGCCTAGCTGATATTGCGCCGGCGTTGCCGCCACGCGTGCCTTGAAGGCGCGGTGAAAGTGGCTTTGGTCGGCAAAGCCGGTACGGTAGGCGACATCGGCCAAGGATGCGCCGTGCCGCAGAAAGTCGCGTGCCAGATTGATGCGCATGTCGAGCTGCAGTGCATGCGGCGTCATGCCGTAGCGGCGGCGAAACTGGCGTATCAACTGATAGCGGCCGGTGCCGGCGAGTCGGGCGAGCGTGTCGAGTCCGATCTTGTCGCAGCAATGATGTAGAAGATGGTCATGTGCCGGTTGCAGGTCGGTATCTCCTGGTGCTGCATCGGCATGGGTATCGCTCGCTACCTCCGATGACGAGGTGCAAAACGCAGCAAATAACTCGCAGAGTGCGTCGACCAATACCGTCTCTTTTTGCAAGGCATCGTCACCGTCGCGCATGGCGTCGCTGATATCGTCCATCAAAACCCGGGC
This genomic interval carries:
- a CDS encoding M20 aminoacylase family protein → MKLIDPITQFHSELQKIRRDIHAHPELSYEEQRTSDVVAQKLTEWGIPVVRGLGVTGVVGIIKNGSSTRAIGLRADMDALPMPELNTFPHASKHEGKMHACGHDGHTTMLLGAAHYLSQHRDFDGTVYVIFQPAEEGGRGAERMIQDGLFEKYPMDAVFGMHNWPGMKAGTFGVTPGPMMASSNEFYVDVRGKGSHAAQPHKSIDPVMTAVQIAQSWQTIVSRNTNPNDSAVVSITQIHAGSATNVIPDNAMLIGTVRTFSTAVLDMIERRMKEIAEHTCAAFDAEVDFTFNRNYPPLVNHAKETAFAVEVMQSIVGADNVNATVEPTMGAEDFAFMLQHKPGCYVFIGNGEGGHRDSGHGLGPCNLHNPSYDFNDDLLPIGATYWVRLAEAFLKPQ
- a CDS encoding ABC transporter permease, which encodes MLVFIIRRCVQSVAVLLLMSLLVFVSVYAIGNPIDILISADADQIERARVIAAFGLDQPLWVQYFYFIKNALAGDMGRSFVYATPALGLILERLPATLELAISAILIAIVIGLPLGLWAGLRPKSIASKTIMTVSIFGFSLPTFWVGLMLIMVFAVELGWLPTSGRGQTGMLFGIPMGFLTWDGLKHLLMPALNLSLFNIALIIRLTRAGTQEALLQDYIKFARAKGLRNSRIVGVHVLKNIMIPIVTVVALQFGSIIAFSIVTESIFAWPGVGKLLIDSIRVLDRPVIVAFLSLIVVIFILINLCVDVLYSVLDPRVRLSEAKG
- a CDS encoding ABC transporter permease, producing MYSIFTRKITQADTPFTRFLQGFFSSRIATFGFILLLLILLAAIFAPIISPQNPYDLEHLDVMDSRLEPGKTSMEGNLTFLLGTDDQGRDMLSAILYGLRISVMVGVTSTVIALAIGLSLGLLAGYVGGRIEALIMRVADIQLAFPPILVALILLALTGRGVDKIIIALVTVQWAYYARTTRSTALVERKKEYIEAASLLGLSPLRIMFRHLLPNCLPPLIVIAALQVASAISLEATLSFLGLGLPVTEPSLGLLISNGFQYLLSGKYWISFFPGVALLATVVAINLVADQLRDVLNPRLQGQ
- a CDS encoding ABC transporter ATP-binding protein, whose product is MTATLQVENLQTHFFSRGGIARAVDDVSFSVEPGQVMGLVGESGSGKSMTGYSIMGLIDDPGKVVGGRILLNGEDLRTMPANRMREIRGNRIAMIFQDPMMTLNPVLRIDTQMVEAVQAHQDVSKDAALALARDALVRVGIAAPDERLHAYPHQFSGGMRQRVAIAIALLNKPDLIICDEPTTALDVTIQGQILFEMQKLCRESGTALIWITHDLSVVAGLADTVSVMYAGRIVESGAVSQVLTQPRHPYTYGLIASAPSRNPRGQPLRQIPGSTPSLLNLPSGCAFRDRCSHATVECTQTPETRLVDNRALRCFHPMADAPLEATS
- a CDS encoding ABC transporter ATP-binding protein, translating into MTLNVLKEQKVQIDTNTQPLLELQHVAKRFVKPLDSAAKTANLFTQPFGRVLKEEVVHAVDDVSLHINAGEVVGLVGESGCGKSTLGRMVVGLHSLTEGTRLWHGEDLDKLSPQQKRERQLAIQMIFQDPYASLNPRLRVVDIVGEAPVVHGIIGKRQQQDYVAELLQRVGLSGDMLRRFPHQFSGGQRARVGIARALAVKPKFLVCDEAVAALDVSIQAQVLNLFIKLRDELDLTYLFISHDLGVVRHISDRVLIMYLGRIVESAPTDAVFARANHPYTQALLASAPKLEVGKATYFAVKGEIPSPLNPPSGCHFHPRCPHAMPRCSVEKPLLREIAPGHMSACHLNDAQ
- a CDS encoding M20/M25/M40 family metallo-hydrolase, which translates into the protein MTFSFPPLRHIACAAALATCGSAFAQMQTLTPEQQRFHAIYKELVEINTTHSVGSTTQAAQAMQAVLLKAGFSKDEMQIIEPFPRKGNLVLRWKGTGAKQPMLLMAHIDVVEAKREDWKTDPFKLQESDGYFTARGSIDDKAMASSFVSVLAQLKQEGFKPTRDIIMALTADEERGDVESNGAMWLLKNKPELLKAEFGINEGGGGELRNGKPNLHRVQIAEKLYTTYEFELRDVGGHSSLPTTTNPIYGMSEALARLGAYRFPVMLADVTKTYFSRTAPLMSGQLADDMRAVGNGSTDTAVIDRLSKTPLYNAQLRTTCTATMVNAGHAENALPQSAKAVVNCRMLPFDDPDNVEKQLKQIMSNNGANDKITMRQFAKPTRSPVSPLQGEMFSTIETLTKDMWPGVPVIPFMSTGATDSRFARNAGIPMYGVSGLFFDPADLRTHGLDERVEIPRLYDSREFILKLVKKLAS
- a CDS encoding LysE family translocator, producing the protein MVLQEFLMLAVAHWLALVSPGPDFLLLLRNALRHGRRNGIGTSLGIACANGVYIVMALAGFSVLQHSPALLLAMKLLAGGYLAYIGWAFIHASRSQQPLAWQHAGREGEERRGFFKGFAAGFLSGGLNPKNGLFYLGLFTLMVGAATGMEIKILYGAWMFVAVFVWDAALVLAVSNERIAARIARYFPRAEWLAGVLLLVAALGILTATLFA
- a CDS encoding AraC family transcriptional regulator; this translates as MQAHDSLASNNTTAVEFWRDPALPFFEGRRAVGSVSCYTPHTHPTFSIGIVDAGTSMFLLPDRETPIRPGDVVLIAANEVHSCNPAERASWSYRMFHLDHAWLCALLDEAGLSPQMALVSQVLRSPRARVLMDDISDAMRDGDDALQKETVLVDALCELFAAFCTSSSEVASDTHADAAPGDTDLQPAHDHLLHHCCDKIGLDTLARLAGTGRYQLIRQFRRRYGMTPHALQLDMRINLARDFLRHGASLADVAYRTGFADQSHFHRAFKARVAATPAQYQLGG